Proteins co-encoded in one Vibrio aquimaris genomic window:
- a CDS encoding efflux RND transporter permease subunit, which produces MINAIIRWSINNRFLVLVATFALIVSGVYSVKNTPVDAIPDLSDVQVIIKTSYPGQAPQVVEDQVTYPLTTAMLAVPGAETVRGYSFFGDSYVYIIFNDDTDMYWARSRVLEYLSQVSSKLPPSAKPTLGPDATGVGWIFSYVLQDKTGQHDLAQLRSLQDWFLKYELQTLDGVSEVATVGGMVKQYQVQIDPAKLRAYDLTLQQVNTAIQNGNQESGASVVEVAEAEHMVRTTGYLSSIEDIKALPLKVTKKGTPLLLGDIADINLGPQMRRGISELNGEGEAVGGVIVMRFGENASKVISEVKDKLSQLQISLPEGVEIVTTYDRSTLINAAVDNLWDKLAEEFIVVAIVCALFLFHIRSSLVIAFSLPVGILAAFIVMHWQGINANIMSLGGIAIAIGAMVDGAIVMIENVHKHIERTPLTDKNRWQVIGNAAQEVGAPLFFSLLIITLSFVPVFALEGQEGKMFSPLAFTKTYAMAASAGLAITLVPVLMGYLIRGKVLPEHKNPINKGLVNLYKPLLNFSLKYPKSILALAIVLMGSAYYPTTRLGSEFIPPLDEGDLMYMPTTYPGISIGKARELLQQTNKLIMTVPEVETAWGKIGRAETATDPAPLTMIETVIQLKPREQWREGLTAEMLRKEFDDLVQFPGLTNAWVMPIKTRIDMLATGIKTPIGIKIAGPDLKEIEKIGAELEPILNGIEGTASVYAERVAGGRYVTIDINRKAAARYGLSIKDVQQVISTAVGGLNVGETVEGLERYPINVRYPQNYRDSVVKLNNLPLVTASGARIALADVADVRYEDGPPMIKTENARPNGWVFVDIDGRDLGSYVNEAKQAVTQQLSLPAGYSLAWSGQYEYMERAKERLGVVVPITITIIMLLLYFSFRRVGEVAVIMLTLPLAMVGGLWLMHLLNYNFSIAVGVGFIALAGVAVEIGVIMLVYLNQAWHHTKLDAASQDRMLQESDLIDAIREGAGLRVRPVMMTVLTVIIGLIPIMYGDGTGSEVMQRIAAPMIGGMASALLLTLLVIPAIFKLWKLHETRHVSKSST; this is translated from the coding sequence ATGATTAACGCCATCATTCGTTGGTCGATAAACAATCGCTTTTTGGTGCTTGTTGCGACATTTGCTTTGATTGTTTCAGGTGTCTATAGCGTTAAGAATACCCCTGTGGACGCCATTCCAGATTTATCTGATGTTCAAGTCATCATCAAAACCAGCTATCCGGGACAAGCGCCTCAGGTTGTGGAGGATCAGGTCACTTATCCGTTGACCACGGCTATGCTTGCGGTTCCTGGTGCTGAAACGGTGAGGGGATATTCATTTTTTGGTGACTCCTACGTCTATATCATTTTTAACGATGATACAGATATGTATTGGGCAAGATCTCGAGTCTTGGAGTATTTGAGTCAAGTTTCATCCAAACTTCCCCCAAGCGCTAAGCCAACCCTAGGTCCAGATGCGACAGGTGTTGGCTGGATATTTAGCTATGTTCTACAAGACAAAACAGGTCAGCATGATTTGGCACAGCTGCGCAGTTTGCAAGACTGGTTTTTAAAGTATGAATTGCAAACGCTTGACGGAGTCTCAGAAGTTGCCACTGTGGGCGGAATGGTTAAACAGTATCAAGTACAAATTGATCCTGCCAAGCTCAGAGCTTACGACCTAACTTTACAACAAGTGAATACGGCAATTCAAAATGGCAATCAAGAATCAGGGGCATCTGTTGTTGAAGTCGCAGAAGCAGAGCATATGGTTCGTACCACTGGTTACTTGTCGAGTATAGAAGACATAAAAGCGCTACCATTAAAAGTGACTAAAAAAGGGACACCGCTGTTACTTGGTGATATCGCCGATATTAATCTTGGCCCACAAATGAGGCGCGGAATTTCAGAGCTTAATGGCGAAGGTGAAGCGGTTGGTGGTGTGATAGTGATGCGTTTTGGAGAAAATGCCAGCAAGGTGATCTCTGAAGTCAAAGACAAGCTATCACAGCTGCAAATTAGTCTTCCAGAGGGGGTAGAAATAGTCACTACCTATGACCGCTCTACTTTGATTAATGCTGCGGTTGATAATTTATGGGATAAGCTTGCAGAGGAATTTATCGTCGTAGCGATTGTATGCGCTTTATTCTTATTTCATATTCGCTCTTCTCTGGTTATCGCTTTTAGCCTTCCTGTGGGCATTCTTGCTGCCTTTATTGTCATGCACTGGCAAGGAATTAATGCCAATATCATGTCTTTAGGAGGCATTGCCATTGCCATTGGGGCCATGGTTGATGGTGCCATTGTCATGATAGAAAATGTGCATAAGCACATTGAACGAACCCCCTTAACGGATAAAAATCGCTGGCAAGTCATAGGTAATGCCGCGCAAGAAGTGGGCGCGCCACTCTTCTTCTCACTCCTGATTATTACCTTGAGCTTTGTGCCTGTCTTTGCGTTAGAAGGGCAAGAAGGGAAGATGTTCTCACCTTTAGCATTTACTAAAACTTACGCAATGGCAGCATCGGCAGGTCTTGCGATTACCCTTGTGCCTGTACTTATGGGTTATTTGATAAGAGGTAAAGTGCTTCCAGAACACAAAAACCCTATCAACAAAGGCTTAGTTAATTTGTACAAGCCATTATTGAACTTTAGCTTGAAGTATCCTAAATCCATACTAGCTTTGGCTATTGTTCTAATGGGTTCTGCTTATTATCCCACAACTCGGCTTGGTAGTGAGTTTATTCCTCCTTTAGATGAAGGGGACCTAATGTACATGCCCACTACTTATCCTGGTATATCGATTGGTAAAGCAAGAGAGCTGCTTCAGCAGACCAATAAACTGATTATGACTGTGCCTGAAGTTGAAACAGCGTGGGGAAAAATAGGTCGAGCAGAAACCGCGACCGATCCAGCTCCTTTGACCATGATAGAAACTGTCATACAACTCAAACCAAGGGAGCAATGGCGAGAGGGTTTAACCGCCGAAATGCTGCGCAAAGAGTTTGATGATTTGGTTCAATTTCCGGGTTTAACCAATGCTTGGGTTATGCCAATCAAAACACGAATTGACATGTTGGCAACTGGGATTAAAACCCCTATCGGAATCAAGATTGCGGGTCCTGATCTCAAAGAAATCGAGAAAATAGGCGCAGAGCTAGAGCCCATTTTAAATGGCATTGAGGGTACAGCATCGGTTTACGCTGAACGTGTAGCGGGTGGTCGTTATGTCACTATCGATATTAATCGTAAAGCGGCAGCACGTTATGGGTTAAGTATTAAGGATGTGCAGCAAGTTATCTCTACTGCGGTCGGGGGGCTTAATGTTGGTGAAACAGTAGAAGGTCTTGAGCGCTATCCAATTAATGTCCGCTATCCTCAAAACTATCGCGATTCCGTGGTCAAGTTAAATAACTTGCCTTTGGTAACTGCAAGTGGCGCTCGTATTGCCTTAGCTGATGTTGCTGATGTGCGTTATGAAGATGGTCCTCCCATGATAAAAACAGAAAATGCTAGGCCTAATGGATGGGTGTTTGTTGATATTGATGGAAGAGACTTAGGTTCATACGTCAACGAAGCAAAGCAGGCTGTCACGCAGCAACTTAGCTTGCCTGCAGGGTACTCATTGGCATGGTCAGGGCAATATGAATATATGGAAAGAGCAAAGGAGCGACTTGGAGTTGTGGTTCCCATCACTATTACCATCATCATGCTGCTGCTCTATTTTAGTTTCCGCAGAGTTGGTGAAGTTGCAGTGATCATGCTGACTTTGCCTCTGGCTATGGTGGGTGGATTGTGGTTGATGCATTTGCTCAATTACAACTTCTCCATTGCTGTTGGTGTGGGTTTTATTGCTCTTGCGGGGGTAGCGGTAGAAATTGGTGTGATTATGTTGGTTTATCTTAACCAAGCATGGCATCACACTAAGCTTGATGCCGCATCTCAAGACAGAATGCTTCAAGAATCAGATTTAATCGATGCTATTCGAGAAGGTGCGGGGCTGAGAGTTCGCCCTGTCATGATGACTGTGTTGACCGTCATTATTGGTCTGATTCCCATTATGTATGGGGATGGGACTGGCTCTGAGGTGATGCAGCGCATTGCCGCGCCCATGATAGGAGGGATGGCATCTGCACTGCTTCTCACTCTCTTGGTCATACCGGCAATTTTCAAACTTTGGAAATTGCATGAGACTCGTCATGTGTCAAAAAGCTCAACCTAA